One Nicotiana tomentosiformis chromosome 4, ASM39032v3, whole genome shotgun sequence genomic window carries:
- the LOC104088095 gene encoding MDIS1-interacting receptor like kinase 2-like, translating to MSISLSYHPIFSHFLFMYMMLIFMTTSIQHVSAKSYLNASEKHSINSSSYEAFSLLKWKASLENANQSLLSSWVVTSSTRPSPCHWDGISCDKFGRVTQMDIANYGIRGTLHHLNFSSFPHLQLIDFSNNSLHGTLPQNICNLSRLSFLDLRSNNFSGIIPPEIGFLKNLKNLYLTVNELYGPIPSSLGNLKSLVHLCLLGNKLNGTLPIELENLTHLEIFQIAENNLTGHLPQNVCIGGKLTKFTAYDNNFIGNIPRSLKNCSKLTRLRLERNQLSSNISEAFGVYPNLIYIDLSHNKFYGGLTSKWGISHNLTSLKISNNNLSGTIPIEIGNLTKLEMLDLSSNHLTGEIPKNLESLTLLLVLDLHGNKISGEIPIEVGKLSKLTRLDLAANNISGKIPREIGDCRQLWNLNLSKNMLNTTIPSNLGNLHSLLYLDLSYNMLGGEIPRIIGSLQSLEIMNLSHNNLCGSIPSSFNERVSLSSIDISSNQLVGPLPKIMAFQNASIEQLRDNHDLCCSNHSGMKPCSSLGKKERTSRKIILTLTLSLISVALLLLVITCILFLTKKKRNTSSIQPREPSSNSFSIRGFNGKLAYENIITATENFDSKYCIGKGGHGTVFRVELPCGQVVAVKKVHALEDEEYSDDNLKSFSKEIQTLVNIRHRNIVRLYGFCSHARHSFLIYELLEGGNLSQNLSNKDRARELDWLRRVDIVKGVANALCYLHHECSPPIVHRDISSNNVLLDDEGNPHVSDFGTAKLLRLNSSNWTSFAGTFGYVAPELAYTMKVNEKSDVYSFGVLSLEVILGHHPGDIIAAISSLSSASSAHGILLKDIIDQRPQAPGKQEAEELIKITKLAFACLRQSPQARPTMKQVCVSLSKEKLPSESLFSTVILGHLLEPTLPRC from the exons ATGAGTATTTCCTTATCATACCATCCAATTTTCAGTCATTTTCTCTTCATGTATATGATGTTGATCTTTATGACTACTTCTATTCAACATGTTTCTGCCAAATCTTATCTAAATGCTTCTGAAAAACATTCAATTAATTCAAGTTCATATGAAGCATTTTCTCTCTTAAAATGGAAGGCAAGTCTTGAAAATGCAAATCaatcacttctttcttcttgggtGGTGACAAGCAGTACTAGACCTAGTCCTTGCCATTGGGATGGCATTTCTTGTGATAAATTTGGAAGAGTTACTCAAATGGATATTGCAAATTATGGGATTAGAGGTACTCTTCACCACCTAAATTTCTCTTCCTTTCCCCATCTCCAATTAATTGATTTTTCCAATAACTCACTCCATGGTACACTGCCACAAAACATATGTAACCTTTCAAGATTAAGTTTTCTTGATTTGAGGTCCAATAATTTTTCTGGAATTATTCCACCTGAAATAGGATTCTTGAAAAATCTCAAGAACTTATATCTAACAGTGAATGAACTCTATGGTCCCATCCCTTCAAGCTTAGGTAACTTAAAATCCCTTGTGCATTTGTGTTTGCTTGGAAATAAACTCAATGGAACCCTTCCAATAGAGCTTGAAAACCTTACACATTTGGAAATTTTTCAAATAGCTGAGAACAATCTTACCGGTCACTTGCCACAAAATGTATGCATTGGTGGAAAACTGACTAAATTCACAGCATATGATAATAACTTTATTGGTAATATCCCTAGAAGCTTGAAAAATTGCTCTAAACTAACCAGACTTAGGCTTGAAAGGAACCAATTATCTAGCAATATATCAGAAGCTTTTGGTGTCTATCCAAATCTAATTTACATTGATTTGAGTCACAATAAGTTTTATGGTGGATTGACATCAAAATGGGGCATTTCTCATAATCTAACCAGCTTGAAAATCTCCAACAACAACTTGTCTGGAACCATACCTATTGAGATAGGAAATCTGACTAAACTAGAAATGCTTGATCTCTCTTCTAATCACTTGACCGGCGAAATTCCTAAAAATTTGGAGAGCTTAACTCTCTTGCTGGTACTTGATTTGCATGGAAATAAAATTTCGGGGGAAATACCTATAGAAGTGGGAAAGTTGTCTAAACTTACAAGACTTGACTTAGCTGCAAATAATATAAGTGGCAAGATTCCAAGAGAAATAGGAGATTGCAGGCAGCTTTGGAACTTGAATTTAAGCAAGAACATGTTAAACACAACTATTCCTTCTAATTTAGGAAATTTACACTCCCTACTGTATCTTGATCTCAGTTATAACATGCTCGGTGGTGAGATACCGCGAATCATAGGATCATTGCAAAGCTTGGAAATCATGAATCTTTCACATAATAACTTGTGTGGTTCAATCCCATCAAGTTTCAATGAACGCGTTAGTTTGAGTTCTATTGATATATCTTCCAATCAATTGGTTGGTCCTCTTCCCAAGATCATGGCATTTCAAAATGCATCGATTGAACAATTAAGAGATAACCATGATTTGTGCTGCAGCAATCACAGTGGTATGAAACCTTGCTCTTCCTTAGGGAAAAAAGAGAGGACAAGTAGAAAGATTATACTGACCTTAACTCTGTCTCTTATCTCGGTTGCCCTACTTCTACTTGTGATTACTTGTATTCTTTTTCTAACAAAAAAGAAGAGAAATACTAGTAGTATTCAGCCTAGAGAACCATCTAGCAATTCTTTTTCGATTCGGGGATTTAATGGGAAACTAGCATATGAAAACATCATTACAGCAACAGAGAATTTTGATAGCAAATATTGCATTGGAAAAGGAGGACATGGAACTGTCTTTAGAGTAGAATTACCATGTGGTCAAGTTGTTGCAGTGAAAAAAGTTCATGCTTTAGAAGATGAAGAATACTCTGATGACAACTTGAAAAGCTTTTCAAAAGAAATACAAACTCTTGTAAACATCCGCCATAGAAATATAGTGAGGCTTTATGGATTTTGTTCACATGCACGCCACTCGTTCTTGATTTATGAGTTGTTGGAAGGAGGAAACTTGTCGCAAAACCTTAGCAATAAGGATAGAGCAAGAGAATTAGATTGGCTCAGGAGAGTTGATATTGTCAAGGGGGTAGCAAATGCATTGTGTTACTTACATCATGAGTGTTCACCTCCTATAGTTCACAGAGATATATCAAGTAACAATGTCCTCTTAGATGATGAAGGCAATCCCCATGTTTCTGATTTTGGCACTGCAAAACTCTTAAGGCTTAACTCCTCTAATTGGACATCGTTCGCTGGAACATTTGGCTATGTAGCtccag AGCTTGCTTACACAATGAAGGTAAATGAGAAGAGTGATGTTTACAGTTTTGGGGTGCTATCACTGGAAGTCATTTTAGGTCATCATCCAGGTGATATTATTGCAGCTATATCATCACTTTCGTCAGCGTCAAGCGCCCATGGAATATTGTTAAAGGATATCATTGACCAACGACCACAAGCTCCTGGAAAACAAGAAGCAGAAGAACTGATTAAGATCACAAAGCTAGCATTTGCATGTCTTCGTCAAAGTCCTCAAGCTCGGCCAACTATGAAGCAAGTTTGTGTGTCTTTATCAAAGGAAAAGTTACCTTCAGAAAGCTTGTTCTCCACTGTTATATTAGGCCACTTGCTTGAACCAACACTACCAAGATGCTGA